Genomic segment of Pseudomonas iranensis:
GACAACCATGTCGACGGTGCGGTGAACTCGCTGGTGATCGCCAACTATTTCATCTCATCGCGCATATTCGATCGGCCACTGCAAATCACCACCACGATCGGCACCAGTCAGGCAGCCTTCTCGCTGGCGACCGCCCGTGACAACACCGAACTGGCCTCGATCATCAACAAGGCGCTGCTGAGCATCGCTCCCGAGGAGCTCGGCGTGATCAACGGCCGCTGGCGCGGTTACTCCACGGCATCACAGAACATCTGGCAAAACTACCAGCGCCTGTTCTACCAAGTGGTCGCAGCCGCCGGCCTGATCCTGCTGCTGTTGTTGACCTGGAACGCCTACATGCGCCACCAGATCAAACAACGCCAGGCCGCCGAACGAGCGCTGAACGATCAACTGGAGTTCATGCGCTCGCTGGTCAACGGCACGCCGCACCCGATCTACGTGCGAGATCGCCAGGGTCTGCTGCAAAGTTGCAACGACAGTTATCTCGAAGCGTTCAACGCCAGACGCGAGGACATCATCGGCAAAGGCGTGATGCAGGGCACCCTGAGCAACGCATGCGAGGCCGAGGCATTCCAGGCCGATTACCAGAGAGTCATTGCCGAAGGCATTCCGTTGATCCTCGACCGGCCCCTGCACATCGGCAGCCGCCGTTTGACGATTTACCACTGGATTCTTCCCTACCGCGACTCCAGCGGTGACGTTCAAGGGATTATCGGCGGCTGGATAGACATCAGTGAACGCCGCCAATTGTTTGAAAAACTGCGTGCAGCCAAAGAACAGGCGGACGAGGCGAACCGGGCCAAAAGTACCTTCCTGGCAACCATGAGCCATGAGATCCGTACGCCAATGAACGCCGTGATCGGCATGCTCGAACTGACCCTGCGACGCATCGATCCGCAACACCCCGATCGCGCATCGATCGACACGGCCTACCATTCGGCCAAGGATCTGCTCGGGCTGATCGGCGATATCCTCGACATTGCCCGCATTGAGTCGGGACGTCTGAGCCTGTCCCCGGAATGGATCAATCTGGTCGACACCGTGACCTCCGTTGCACGCATCTTCGACGGCCTCGCGCGGCAGAAAAACCTTGCCTTGCAAGTCGTCTTCAACCCGCCGCACCCGGCTGTGGATGTGCATCTGGATCCGCTGCGCTTCAAGCAGGTGCTGTCCAACCTGGTCAGCAACGCTATCAAGTTCACCGACAGTGGCCACGTGCGGATCACCCTCGACCTGATCCCGGCAGACGCTGCTGGTCGAACATTGATGCAACTGACCGTGCAGGACAGCGGCTCAGGCATCAGCGCCGAAGATCAACAGCGCTTGTTCGAGCCATTCTCGCAGGCGGAAAACGGCAGTCGGCAGGCAAAAAACGGCGCCGGACTGGGGCTGGTCATCAGTCGCAACCTGTGCGAAATGATGGGCGGACAACTGCAGTTGAGCAGCCAGCCCGGCATCGGCACTCAGGTGTGCATATCGCTGCCGCTGGACAGCCTGCCGGCAAAGGCGAATCCGCCGAAAAGCGAACCGTTGATCAAGCCCGCGACCATGCCGTTACATGTCCTGGTTGTCGACGACCATCCGGCCAACCGTCTGCTCATGTGTCAGCAACTTGAGTTTCTCGGACATCGCTTCAGCATTGCCGAAGATGGCTGCAGCGGCCTCGAACGGTGGAAGGCCGATCATTTCGATCTGGTGATCGTCGACTGCAACATGCCCTTGATGAACGGCTATGACATGACCCGTGGGATTCGCCAGCTTGAACTGCAAAACCATCGCCCGCCGTGCACCGTGCTGGGTTTCACCGCCAATGCTCAGCCGGAAGAAGTCCAGCGCTGCAAGCTCGCCGGCATGGACGACTGCCTGTTCAAACCGTTGAGTCTGACCCTGCTCGGACAGTGGATCGACGGCATCACGCCGGCTTCACCGGCCTCGGTGTTCGACCTGCAAAGTCTGAGCTTGCTGACCGGTAACAACCCGGCGCAGACCCGACGCATGCTGGTGGAGCTGCTCAAGAGCAGCCGCCTCGACCGCGAGGAACTGCTCAGGCTGTCGCCCGAGGATGATCGCGAAGCACTGGCGGTGGCTGCGCACAAGATCAAGGGCGCAGCACGCATCGCGCAGGCCTCGCGGTTGATCGAATGTTGCGATGAGCTTGAGGCCGCTTGCGAGCAAGCGCTCGCATCACAGGAGATTGCCCGTCGCTGGGCGGCAACCAGCCAGGCGATGCTCGAACTGGCGCAGGCCCTGCAGCAGCAATTGACCCTGGCCGATCAAGGCACAGTCAGCGAGTCTTAACTATGCTTGGACGCTGAGCAGTGAGTTAAACATTCATGGAGAGCCAGCAATGCACAGCCCACTGCGCCCCGAGCAACGCCGGTTGCCGCTGCACGTGCACATCAGCGTCATGTTCACCTTTCTTTTATTGCTTACGGGCGTGGTGCTGGGCCTGTTCAATTACCACCAGACCACGCAGATCATCCTGTCGAGCAGCGAAAAGCTGTTTGACCGCATCGAGCAGGATGTACGCCTCGATCTGCAGGCAACCTATCAACCGATCCGCAACCTGCTGAGCCTGCTGGCGGACACCCCGGCGGCCCACGCGAGCGATCTGCAACAACGCCTGCCGTTGCTCAAACCCTTCAGCCAGTCGCTGACCGACAACCCGGCGCTGGCTTCGCTGTATCTGGGTTATACCAATGGTGATTTCTTCATGGTGCGCGCGCTGCGCACGGCGGAACTCAAGACACAGCTTCAGGCGCCGGAAGCGGCGGCCTATCAGGTCTGGAGCATCGAGCACGAGCCGCAAGGCACTGTACGCTCGCGATCACTGTTCTTTGATCAGGCCCTGACGCCGCTCAGCCGCCGCGATCATCCAGACGAGCCTTACGATCCGCGCAGCCGGACCTGGTTCAGCGATGCCCTGCAACAGGCAGGGCAAATCACCACCGAGCCCTATGTATTTTTCTCGACCCACAATGTCGGCACCACGCTGGCCCGGCGCAGCGGCGAGAATGCCGTGATCGGCGCCGATCTGACCCTCGCTTCGCTGTCGACAGCCTTGGGCAAGCACCGGGTCACGCCTTCGACAGAGATCGCGTTGTACGACACCGACGGCAACGCCGTGGCCTACCCCGACAGCCATCGTCTGATCGTCGATGACCGCACCGCGCGACTGGCCAGAGCGGCCGATCTCAGCCCTGAACTGAACACACTGCTCAGCTCCGACACTATCGGCAAGCGTCTGCAAGTAAACGACCGGCAATGGATCGTCGCGCGCACCAGCATTGAGGAAGGCGGGCCGAAAGGTTTGCAACTGGCGCTGCTGGTGCCGGAAGACGAATTACTGGTGGACGCGTTCCGGATGCGCTGGCAAGGCGCGCTGATCACCCTCGCCATCCTGTTGCTGTGCCTGCCATTGGGCTGGGTGATTTCGCGGATTCTGGTCAAGCCGCTGCATGCGCTGGTCAAGGAAGCCGACGCGATCCGCAGCTTCGACTTCAGTTCTCCGCTGGCGCGCCGCTCGCCCGTACTGGAAGTCGATCAATTGAGCCTGTCGATGGCGCGGATGAAAGAAACCCTGGGCAGTTTCTTCCGCATCACCGACAGCCTTTGCGCCGAAACCCGTTTTGCCCCGCTGCTCGAACGCGTGCTGTTCGAAACCGTGCAGATCGCTCAGGCGCAGGCCGGTCTGATCTATCTGCGCGAAGCCGACGGCGCGCGCATGGAACCTTATGGACTGGTGATTGATGGCGTGCCGCGGAAGCTGGAGGCGTTCGACATTGAGGGACGCGAGCTGCATAAGAACACCGGCCCGGCGTGGTTCGAGCAACTGGCCAGCGCCAACAATACCGTCAGCCATCTGGGCTTCGATCAGGCCGGCGACTTGCAGAAAATCCTCCTGGCCATGGAATCACCGCGCATCCACTTGATCGGCATCCGCCTGCACAACCAGCACGATGAAACCATCGGCCTGCTGATTCTGCTGGTCAATGACAGCGGCGCGCCGGGCGACCTGGAAAAGCTGCGCCCCGATCGTATCGCCTTCTTGCAGGCGGTGTCCGGCGCGGCGGCGGTGAGCATCGAAAGTCAGCGTCTGCAAGCGCGGCAGAAACAACTGCTCGATGCCTTCATCCAACTGCTCGCCAGCGCGATCGATGCCAAGAGCCCCTACACCGGTGGCCACTGCCAGCGGGTTCCGGAATTGACGCTGATGCTCGCCCAGGCCGCTGCGGCAAGCCAGGACCCGGCGTTCAGCGCTTACCAACCGAGCGAGGATGAATGGGAGGCGTTGCACATCGCAGCGTGGCTGCACGATTGCGGCAAGGTCACGACGCCGGAATACGTAGTCGACAAGGCCACCAAGCTCGAGACCATCAACGACCGCATCCACGAAATCCGCACCCGCTTCGAGGTGCTCAAGCGTGACGTGTGGATCAACTACTGGCAGACGCTGGCAAGCGGTGGAGACGAAGCGGCGCTGGCCCGCGCCCGTGATAGTGAGTTGCTGATGCTCGACGACGACTTCGCCTTTGTCGCCCGCTGCAATCTCGGTGGCGAGGCCATGGCCGAGGCCGATCTGCTGCGCCTCGAGCAAGTCGCGCAACGCAGATGGCTGCGCACACTTGATGATCGCCTCGGTGTGTCATGGGAAGAAAACCGCCGCCAGGCAAAAACACCGGCGCCGACACTGCCCTTCAGTGAAACACTGCTGGCCGACAAACCCGAGCATCTGATCGAACGCGACAAGAACGAGCTGATCCCCGAGGACAACCCCTGGGGCTTCAAACTCGATGTACCCGCGTACAAGTACAACCGCGGCGAGTTGTACAACCTGAAGATCGCCCGTGGCACCCTGACCCGCGAAGAGCGCTACATCATCAACCATCACATGGTGCAGACGATCAT
This window contains:
- a CDS encoding transporter substrate-binding domain-containing protein, coding for MPSRVKDYLIALSAVLYLSANALAAPSASPDYALLSRSATEAVQTVLQPSQRQWLQTRSELKLGTSAPDYPPFDMTVSGQDYEGLTADYAGILGQATGLPIRVQRFPSREAAIRALIDGQIDLLGTANGYEAGNANLALSRPYAVDQPVLVTREDETRSLTEGLAGLRLSMVYHYLPVPEIKALYPKALITCYPSYQNAINAVAFDQADVFLGDTLSTHYMINKGYLNNVRMANFGKQEAHGFSFAVRRSNPQLLGIIDTVLAAIPSSQRDDIAKRWSAGSDLLLTDRKLQLTDREEKWLKQHPVVSVVVNEAYAPLTFFDSAGNFRGISADLLELIRLRTGLRFKVQRSRNDAEMIRQIDNHKADLIAALLPSAEREKNLSFSRPYLENSYVLLTRKSADSPTNLGQLKGKRLAIAQGNPLVAYLHENFPGIELIETPDTFSAVSMLADNHVDGAVNSLVIANYFISSRIFDRPLQITTTIGTSQAAFSLATARDNTELASIINKALLSIAPEELGVINGRWRGYSTASQNIWQNYQRLFYQVVAAAGLILLLLLTWNAYMRHQIKQRQAAERALNDQLEFMRSLVNGTPHPIYVRDRQGLLQSCNDSYLEAFNARREDIIGKGVMQGTLSNACEAEAFQADYQRVIAEGIPLILDRPLHIGSRRLTIYHWILPYRDSSGDVQGIIGGWIDISERRQLFEKLRAAKEQADEANRAKSTFLATMSHEIRTPMNAVIGMLELTLRRIDPQHPDRASIDTAYHSAKDLLGLIGDILDIARIESGRLSLSPEWINLVDTVTSVARIFDGLARQKNLALQVVFNPPHPAVDVHLDPLRFKQVLSNLVSNAIKFTDSGHVRITLDLIPADAAGRTLMQLTVQDSGSGISAEDQQRLFEPFSQAENGSRQAKNGAGLGLVISRNLCEMMGGQLQLSSQPGIGTQVCISLPLDSLPAKANPPKSEPLIKPATMPLHVLVVDDHPANRLLMCQQLEFLGHRFSIAEDGCSGLERWKADHFDLVIVDCNMPLMNGYDMTRGIRQLELQNHRPPCTVLGFTANAQPEEVQRCKLAGMDDCLFKPLSLTLLGQWIDGITPASPASVFDLQSLSLLTGNNPAQTRRMLVELLKSSRLDREELLRLSPEDDREALAVAAHKIKGAARIAQASRLIECCDELEAACEQALASQEIARRWAATSQAMLELAQALQQQLTLADQGTVSES
- a CDS encoding HD domain-containing phosphohydrolase, which encodes MHSPLRPEQRRLPLHVHISVMFTFLLLLTGVVLGLFNYHQTTQIILSSSEKLFDRIEQDVRLDLQATYQPIRNLLSLLADTPAAHASDLQQRLPLLKPFSQSLTDNPALASLYLGYTNGDFFMVRALRTAELKTQLQAPEAAAYQVWSIEHEPQGTVRSRSLFFDQALTPLSRRDHPDEPYDPRSRTWFSDALQQAGQITTEPYVFFSTHNVGTTLARRSGENAVIGADLTLASLSTALGKHRVTPSTEIALYDTDGNAVAYPDSHRLIVDDRTARLARAADLSPELNTLLSSDTIGKRLQVNDRQWIVARTSIEEGGPKGLQLALLVPEDELLVDAFRMRWQGALITLAILLLCLPLGWVISRILVKPLHALVKEADAIRSFDFSSPLARRSPVLEVDQLSLSMARMKETLGSFFRITDSLCAETRFAPLLERVLFETVQIAQAQAGLIYLREADGARMEPYGLVIDGVPRKLEAFDIEGRELHKNTGPAWFEQLASANNTVSHLGFDQAGDLQKILLAMESPRIHLIGIRLHNQHDETIGLLILLVNDSGAPGDLEKLRPDRIAFLQAVSGAAAVSIESQRLQARQKQLLDAFIQLLASAIDAKSPYTGGHCQRVPELTLMLAQAAAASQDPAFSAYQPSEDEWEALHIAAWLHDCGKVTTPEYVVDKATKLETINDRIHEIRTRFEVLKRDVWINYWQTLASGGDEAALARARDSELLMLDDDFAFVARCNLGGEAMAEADLLRLEQVAQRRWLRTLDDRLGVSWEENRRQAKTPAPTLPFSETLLADKPEHLIERDKNELIPEDNPWGFKLDVPAYKYNRGELYNLKIARGTLTREERYIINHHMVQTIMMLSHLPFPGHLDSIAEIAGGHHEKMDGTGYPKRLKREEMSLPARMMAIADIFEALTAADRPYKKAKSLSEALGIMATMCREAHIDAPLFGLFINEGVYMQYATRFLDPAQIDSVDTASLLHKAGLSG